In the genome of Fulvivirga maritima, one region contains:
- a CDS encoding NAD(P)/FAD-dependent oxidoreductase, with amino-acid sequence MTEANIHTYDVVIIGAGPAGCAAAIELGKAGKQIALIDKAHFPRDKTCGDALSVDVVNQLHKLSPALASDFTQFKTKTASYGVKIFAPNLKSVEIPFIHAGQPKCGYICPRYEFDNLLFQHVSKYPGVTIFENEKVNALDLKNGYYHIETAAGIIKTPLVIGADGAQSIVARKAALQQPDKKHHSAGLRVYYENVKGFTEDNKIELHFFKNILPGYLWIFPLPNGKANVGIGLLSSVISAKKINLRQELDQLIKQHPALKNRFENARPLETVKGFGLPLGSKKRRISGDHFLLTGDAAGLIDPFSGEGIANAIRSGRIAAEQSLKCIDKADYSAEFNKEYDQYLYSKIWNELRISYALLRLCNYPTLFNLVIKKANRNKEIHQFLVESLANVSVKKHLLSPMFYFKLLFS; translated from the coding sequence GATAAAGCGCATTTCCCCAGAGATAAAACATGCGGAGATGCCCTTAGCGTAGATGTAGTTAACCAACTTCATAAATTATCCCCTGCATTAGCTTCTGACTTCACTCAGTTTAAAACTAAAACAGCCTCCTATGGAGTGAAAATATTTGCTCCCAATTTGAAGTCTGTAGAAATTCCGTTCATTCATGCTGGCCAACCTAAATGCGGATACATCTGCCCCAGGTATGAATTTGATAACCTCTTGTTTCAGCATGTTAGCAAATATCCCGGAGTTACCATTTTCGAAAATGAAAAAGTAAATGCCTTAGATTTAAAGAATGGATATTATCACATTGAAACTGCAGCAGGCATTATAAAAACACCATTAGTGATAGGCGCTGATGGTGCTCAATCTATCGTGGCCAGAAAGGCAGCTCTACAACAGCCAGACAAAAAGCATCATAGCGCAGGGTTAAGGGTCTATTACGAAAATGTAAAAGGCTTCACTGAAGACAATAAGATAGAGCTCCATTTCTTTAAAAATATCTTACCTGGCTATTTATGGATATTCCCTCTCCCGAACGGCAAAGCTAATGTAGGTATAGGTCTGCTCTCGTCCGTTATTTCGGCAAAAAAGATTAATCTTAGGCAAGAGCTTGACCAACTCATTAAACAGCACCCAGCATTAAAAAATAGGTTTGAAAATGCAAGGCCACTAGAAACTGTAAAAGGATTCGGCTTACCATTAGGCTCTAAAAAAAGGCGTATTTCTGGTGATCACTTTTTACTAACCGGAGATGCAGCAGGCTTAATAGATCCTTTTAGTGGTGAGGGAATAGCCAATGCTATAAGAAGTGGCCGTATAGCGGCAGAGCAAAGTTTAAAATGTATAGATAAGGCTGATTATTCTGCTGAATTTAATAAAGAGTATGACCAGTATTTATATAGCAAAATTTGGAACGAACTGAGAATTAGCTATGCTTTATTGCGTTTATGTAACTACCCTACGTTGTTTAACTTGGTTATCAAAAAAGCCAACCGTAATAAGGAGATACATCAGTTTTTAGTGGAGTCTCTGGCTAATGTAAGTGTGAAAAAGCATTTGTTAAGCCCGATGTTTTATTTCAAGCTTCTTTTTAGTTAG
- a CDS encoding response regulator, whose translation MAAKILVYDDDEDILEICKYILESRGYEVFTRQTCGQVLSDLKEVRPDAVIMDNWIPTIGGVRATQLIKQDEEFFKTPVLLFTASKNAQSLAIEGGADDYIEKPFSLKDMEEAVKKLLSAAN comes from the coding sequence ATGGCCGCGAAGATTTTGGTTTATGATGACGACGAGGATATACTCGAAATATGTAAGTATATTCTGGAGAGTAGAGGATATGAAGTATTTACCAGGCAAACTTGCGGTCAGGTCTTAAGTGACCTCAAAGAAGTAAGGCCAGATGCTGTAATTATGGATAACTGGATTCCTACCATTGGCGGGGTAAGAGCTACTCAGCTTATAAAGCAAGACGAAGAGTTTTTTAAAACGCCGGTACTGTTGTTCACAGCTAGTAAAAATGCTCAATCACTGGCCATTGAAGGTGGTGCAGATGATTATATAGAAAAGCCCTTTAGCCTTAAGGATATGGAAGAAGCCGTGAAGAAGTTATTAAGTGCAGCTAACTAA
- a CDS encoding PadR family transcriptional regulator: MNLENTQVQMRKGILEYCILHIISRGEVYASDMLDELTTAKIMVVEGTLYPLLTRLRKAGLVEYKWVESNSGPPRKYYTLTEQGQSFLESLDTTWHELMKSTKLITSRKDKDDNNNNSTSQD; encoded by the coding sequence ATGAATCTGGAAAACACACAAGTGCAGATGCGGAAAGGTATTTTGGAATACTGCATCCTGCACATTATCTCCAGAGGTGAGGTCTACGCATCAGACATGCTAGATGAACTCACCACTGCGAAGATCATGGTTGTAGAAGGTACGCTGTACCCCCTGCTTACTCGCCTGAGGAAAGCAGGACTGGTAGAATATAAGTGGGTAGAATCAAACTCTGGTCCTCCTCGTAAATATTACACACTCACTGAACAAGGTCAATCTTTTCTTGAAAGTTTAGATACTACTTGGCATGAATTGATGAAATCAACGAAATTAATCACTTCAAGAAAAGATAAAGACGACAATAACAACAACAGCACTTCTCAAGATTAA
- a CDS encoding C25 family cysteine peptidase: protein MRLTLGGYRFFIGGVEQAIYVPGQGDGNFQPGEYLEFYGQRNDGTQDRKLYQPESAQPHRYYNIYSDTTAYFLTYNLTTVAGKRMDYFFENNINGLAPQAAHNETVLSLKTNQYSAGRSFNTGDYTAYSYFDYGEGWTGNMIQEGQQLDYIISGISNTVTSAGNPQLEVLLMGRDNVNHLVEILVGQSTASLRSLGTVTWSDYTAETFQSAINWSDISSSGSLTVRIRDLGVSGGNDRISTSYLRLVYSQNFNLGGANSKKLNLKTVSGNRSYIEMTNVPATPQIYDITDSDNVRRIGFNASGSSLNTMVNNTALDRQLWVNGNDYITPVLSKVDFTNINASVFDYIIISNRHLRQPVDGTLDPVQAYANYRASMEGGSFNPLVVNMEQLYNQFNYGEKSSLSIYQFMRFMVQNGSPRYLFLIGKGLDPSVNFFRNTNGFINVTRLGVTYQVRDLVPSAGNPGSDILFTAGLNGTTYEPAVPVGRLPAVNAQQVLNYLNKVQETEDLPFDALWRKRLLHLSGGASASQLTIFRRYTDGFAAVAEEDYLGGDVQTISKERSSTVELINVAEEVNEGLNLITFFGHSAPSVTDIDIGFATDPVLGYDNPGKYPMFLINGCNAGQFFNANVLFGEDWILAADRGAIGFTASSSYGFSDRLRRYSDTFYQTAYGDSLFIHKPIGDVMKEVVVRYMNGAAVNPTNITQVQQMVYLGDPYLTLFGADNPDFETNDDNVYVESFTDEPVSAQIDSFALNTIVRNFGVTVNDSIRVHITRTFSDNSIAEYDSIFASVHFQDTLVMVIDNEVSNAAGNNQFQIDIDYFNEIDELDETNNSAILNLFIPLFGTKNLYPINYAIVNSQPVELLVQASDLLSGERDYIIEIDTASTFDSPFRKQQTVQAKLLASWQTELLPNTPANDSVVYYWRSRFAMQEEGESTEWVNSSFTYINNGPNGWSQREYPQYENNLLSGLELNEGGRRIDFETNTLDVFVRTFGASNGSGIADVSVILNGIEYIINNGYYCRNNTVSLVAFDRNTTLPYLGVTTNRGCGRQPQVINNFTFNELDIGNDDLMEYIDNVSEGDSVVMFSIGNPRFESWPANVRAKLEDIGASAASLATLQNGEPLILLGRKGSPAGSATMLRASTTPRNEAQLFTNLTVTGIFSSGNMTSTTIGPATDWQTLVAYVQSDETPVTDNNYLEVWGVTSSGDEVMLKNNLSMGNTDLSDINAGQYPQLKVKLYTEDNDNLTAAQLVKWEVYFTGVPEGILLLPDEAANNKDLSEGEVFEADYGFKNISPYTFPDSISVAYTLFNNTTRTSVRYNKNILAPEPGDTSRFSISMPTLGRAGENDYNLFVNPYEVPEQYYDNNIFDKSNYLQINADNINPLIDVAFDGQYILDGDIVAPSPLISIRLKDENEFIFKTDTTNVNVFLRSPCETCVFNRIPFSSEEVQWFPADESNEFRIEYRPESLEDGVYTLRVDAEDASGNSSGTEPYQVNFEVVNESAITNFYPYPNPFSSSTRFVFTLTGSEIPDQIKIQIMTVSGKVVREIFQDELGPIHIGNNISDFAWDGRDEFGDQLANGVYLYRVIVRQNGQGMDHRETSADKAFKHGFGKLYILR from the coding sequence ATGCGGTTGACCCTAGGCGGTTACAGATTTTTCATAGGGGGAGTGGAGCAGGCTATTTACGTTCCAGGTCAGGGTGATGGAAATTTCCAGCCGGGTGAGTACTTAGAGTTTTATGGCCAAAGAAATGATGGCACGCAGGATAGAAAATTATACCAGCCAGAATCGGCACAGCCCCATAGATATTATAATATTTACTCAGATACCACCGCTTATTTTCTTACTTATAACCTTACGACGGTGGCAGGTAAGAGAATGGACTATTTCTTTGAAAACAATATTAATGGACTAGCTCCGCAGGCGGCACATAATGAAACTGTTCTATCATTAAAAACCAACCAATACTCAGCGGGCCGTAGTTTTAACACCGGTGACTATACTGCCTACTCTTATTTTGATTATGGTGAAGGCTGGACCGGCAATATGATTCAGGAAGGCCAGCAGCTAGATTACATCATTAGCGGCATTAGTAATACAGTAACTTCAGCGGGTAATCCTCAGCTGGAAGTTCTTTTGATGGGCCGCGATAATGTGAATCATTTGGTGGAAATATTGGTAGGTCAAAGCACAGCTAGTCTGCGATCATTAGGTACCGTAACCTGGTCAGATTATACTGCAGAGACTTTTCAATCAGCCATTAATTGGTCTGATATCAGTAGCTCAGGCAGCCTAACAGTACGAATTAGAGATCTTGGAGTAAGTGGAGGTAATGACCGTATTAGTACTTCATATCTCAGACTGGTCTATTCCCAAAACTTTAATTTAGGAGGTGCCAATTCTAAAAAACTGAATTTAAAAACGGTTTCCGGAAACAGGTCATATATAGAGATGACGAATGTGCCGGCTACGCCTCAGATTTATGATATTACCGACTCAGATAATGTAAGGCGAATTGGTTTTAATGCCTCTGGTAGTTCGCTGAATACTATGGTGAATAACACGGCTTTAGATCGCCAATTATGGGTGAATGGCAATGACTATATTACTCCGGTACTAAGCAAGGTAGACTTTACGAATATTAATGCTTCGGTATTTGACTATATCATTATTTCTAACAGGCATTTGAGGCAGCCTGTAGATGGAACCCTTGATCCGGTACAAGCTTACGCTAATTATCGGGCTTCTATGGAAGGAGGGAGTTTCAACCCTTTGGTGGTAAATATGGAGCAGCTCTATAACCAGTTTAATTACGGAGAAAAAAGCTCACTTAGTATATATCAATTCATGCGTTTTATGGTGCAGAATGGTTCTCCCCGATACCTTTTTCTAATAGGTAAAGGCTTAGATCCTTCTGTTAATTTCTTTAGAAATACTAATGGATTTATAAATGTAACAAGGCTTGGAGTTACTTATCAAGTGAGAGATTTAGTACCTTCTGCAGGAAACCCCGGCTCTGATATTTTATTTACAGCCGGTCTCAATGGTACTACTTATGAGCCGGCAGTTCCCGTAGGTAGGCTGCCTGCAGTTAATGCACAACAGGTTTTGAACTATCTTAACAAAGTGCAGGAAACAGAAGATTTACCATTTGACGCTTTGTGGCGCAAGCGACTTTTACACCTCAGTGGTGGGGCAAGTGCCTCGCAATTAACCATTTTTAGGAGATATACTGATGGTTTTGCCGCTGTAGCGGAAGAAGATTATTTAGGCGGAGATGTTCAAACCATTTCTAAAGAAAGAAGCAGTACCGTAGAGCTGATTAATGTGGCTGAGGAGGTGAATGAAGGATTGAATTTAATCACTTTTTTCGGGCATTCGGCACCCTCTGTTACTGATATAGATATCGGTTTTGCTACAGATCCCGTTTTAGGATATGATAATCCGGGCAAGTACCCTATGTTTCTAATTAATGGCTGTAATGCCGGTCAGTTTTTTAATGCCAATGTTCTTTTTGGTGAGGACTGGATTTTAGCTGCAGATAGAGGAGCCATTGGTTTTACGGCTAGCAGCTCATACGGCTTTTCTGATAGGCTCAGAAGGTATTCAGACACTTTTTATCAGACAGCTTATGGTGATTCATTGTTTATTCATAAGCCTATAGGTGATGTTATGAAGGAAGTAGTAGTCAGGTATATGAATGGAGCTGCGGTTAATCCTACTAATATCACACAGGTGCAACAAATGGTGTATCTCGGTGATCCGTACCTGACATTATTCGGGGCTGATAATCCTGACTTTGAAACCAATGATGATAATGTTTATGTAGAATCATTTACTGATGAGCCGGTGTCAGCCCAAATTGATTCTTTTGCGCTCAATACAATTGTAAGGAATTTCGGTGTAACCGTTAATGATTCTATACGGGTTCACATCACTCGTACTTTTAGCGATAATAGCATAGCCGAATATGATTCAATATTTGCCAGTGTCCATTTTCAGGATACTTTGGTGATGGTTATTGATAATGAAGTAAGCAATGCGGCTGGTAATAATCAATTTCAAATAGATATCGATTATTTTAATGAAATTGATGAGTTGGACGAAACCAATAATTCGGCCATTCTGAACTTATTCATTCCTTTATTCGGCACCAAGAATTTATATCCTATCAATTATGCTATTGTCAATTCCCAGCCTGTAGAGTTGCTGGTGCAGGCCAGTGACCTCTTGTCAGGGGAGCGTGATTATATTATTGAAATAGATACGGCCAGCACTTTTGATAGCCCTTTTAGAAAGCAGCAAACCGTACAGGCTAAGCTTTTGGCCAGTTGGCAGACCGAATTATTGCCTAACACACCAGCTAATGACAGTGTGGTCTATTATTGGAGATCGAGGTTTGCTATGCAAGAAGAAGGTGAAAGTACAGAATGGGTTAATAGCAGTTTTACGTACATCAATAACGGACCTAATGGCTGGTCACAAAGAGAATATCCACAGTACGAGAATAACCTCTTAAGCGGGTTAGAGCTTAATGAAGGAGGACGAAGAATCGATTTTGAAACCAATACATTAGATGTTTTTGTAAGGACATTTGGAGCTAGTAATGGTAGCGGTATTGCAGATGTTTCCGTGATACTAAATGGAATCGAATATATTATTAATAATGGCTACTACTGTAGGAATAATACGGTCAGTTTAGTGGCTTTTGATAGGAATACAACGCTTCCATATCTCGGCGTTACCACAAACAGAGGTTGCGGCAGGCAGCCACAGGTGATCAATAACTTCACTTTTAATGAACTGGATATTGGTAATGATGATTTGATGGAGTACATAGATAATGTAAGTGAAGGCGACTCCGTAGTGATGTTTTCTATTGGTAATCCAAGATTTGAGTCCTGGCCGGCCAATGTTAGAGCCAAGCTGGAGGATATTGGTGCCTCGGCGGCAAGTTTGGCTACATTGCAAAATGGGGAGCCACTTATTTTATTAGGTAGAAAGGGGAGTCCCGCAGGTAGTGCTACTATGCTCAGGGCTTCTACCACTCCCAGAAATGAGGCACAGCTATTTACAAACCTTACCGTTACGGGCATTTTCTCTTCTGGTAATATGACCAGTACCACCATTGGCCCTGCCACTGATTGGCAAACACTGGTGGCCTATGTGCAGTCAGATGAAACACCTGTTACAGATAATAACTATTTGGAAGTATGGGGAGTGACCTCAAGTGGAGATGAAGTGATGCTTAAAAATAACCTTTCCATGGGGAATACAGACCTTTCTGATATTAATGCGGGTCAGTATCCGCAACTGAAGGTGAAGTTGTATACTGAAGATAATGATAACCTTACAGCGGCTCAGCTGGTGAAATGGGAAGTGTATTTCACAGGAGTGCCAGAAGGTATTCTTTTACTACCCGATGAAGCAGCTAACAACAAAGATTTGTCAGAGGGAGAAGTGTTTGAGGCTGATTATGGCTTTAAAAATATATCTCCATATACTTTCCCTGATTCTATTTCTGTAGCCTATACCTTGTTTAATAATACTACCAGAACGTCTGTGAGATATAATAAAAACATACTTGCTCCTGAGCCGGGAGATACCTCGCGCTTTTCCATTTCTATGCCTACATTGGGTAGAGCGGGAGAGAATGATTATAACCTTTTCGTGAATCCTTATGAAGTGCCGGAGCAGTATTATGATAATAACATTTTTGATAAGTCTAACTACTTGCAAATCAATGCTGATAATATCAATCCGCTGATTGATGTGGCTTTTGATGGACAGTATATTCTGGATGGCGATATTGTAGCCCCAAGCCCGTTGATTTCAATACGGCTAAAAGATGAAAATGAATTCATTTTTAAAACGGATACTACCAATGTCAATGTATTTTTACGTAGCCCTTGTGAAACTTGTGTGTTTAACAGAATTCCTTTCTCTTCAGAGGAAGTTCAGTGGTTTCCGGCAGATGAGTCTAATGAATTTAGAATAGAATACAGGCCAGAAAGCCTGGAAGACGGCGTGTATACCTTGCGGGTAGATGCCGAAGACGCCAGTGGTAATAGTTCGGGTACAGAACCTTATCAGGTCAATTTTGAGGTAGTTAATGAGTCTGCCATTACTAATTTTTATCCATACCCTAATCCTTTTTCTTCAAGCACGCGCTTTGTGTTTACCCTTACGGGAAGCGAAATTCCTGATCAGATTAAAATACAGATTATGACTGTTTCCGGTAAAGTGGTAAGAGAGATCTTTCAGGATGAACTAGGACCTATTCATATAGGGAATAACATTTCTGATTTTGCCTGGGATGGTCGTGATGAGTTTGGGGATCAGCTGGCCAATGGTGTTTATCTCTACAGGGTTATCGTTAGGCAAAATGGACAGGGAATGGATCACCGTGAAACCTCAGCCGACAAGGCTTTTAAACATGGCTTTGGTAAACTCTATATTTTGAGGTAA
- a CDS encoding PAS domain-containing sensor histidine kinase yields MEFKKTEVLSNKVFDVLMQSPSFTAVLSGPNHVVEMANDLYMLLVGPERKIIGKPAKDAFPEIESQGFIELLDEVYKTGKPFIGNEIGVDLARGKRGSTDKVFINFIYYPQRDDQDAIIGIVVHGVDITDHVIARKKLEDNRQTLQNLITNIPGGVYRYNYSDPWNFIFSSHGMKSICEYEAIELEGHDVIWRELIHEDDRLNVLSALEESLGSSNGYNVTYRVKSKSGQYRWVTDRGQIIYDQYSHLVAEGIITDVTDRKLAEELERKNQLLFKTYAEAMPQMAFVANADGDIIYFNKRWYDYVEGVDGTEGWGWKDKSIHHPDDLGRTIERWRASLESGDPYEIEYRLRRYDGEYRWHLGRAEPVRNEAGEIELWLGSNTDIHNQKKVEEELRLTQERFDLMTHATNDIVYDYDVKTRHFWWNDSLVSFFGYTSDEIGRGVDWWMSRVHPDDMPGIRSLIEQLIRGNKASWNSEYRFLRADNTYADVLNRGYLWKEDGEPVRIIGTMIDITSRKNIEKALQESEGRFRTLADNISQLAWMADANGDINWYNKRWYDYTGTNLEEMKGWGWKKVHHPDYVNAVVDKISRCYRNGEVWEDTFPLRSRNGNYRWFLSRAVPIRDDQGAITQWFGTNTDITEQQDTEEALRQSEEFNRLILESTPDGIKTLDLEGRLISINKQGLKMLEVDSFNQLKGCEWFDLWSGEDKEEAIKCFNKAKNGEVGHFEGRKATLRGNEKWWDVLVAPIFDGQGNVERIMAASREITELKEVERQKDEFLSIASHELKTPVTSIKGSIQIMERLIEDQNYELIGKFMNKAELHVDKLLSLIHDLLDVSKIQSGKLEFNISEFIVNDIIEDCVEHMSHHSQKHIITVKGVLSQKVRGDRVRLEQVVCNLLTNAIKYSPDNDKIEVEVTDLGDELKIAVIDKGIGIPEEKLAQIFDKFFRVEDAFHQFQGVGLGLYISSEIISRHGGELQVISKEGQGSSFFFTLPKA; encoded by the coding sequence ATGGAATTTAAAAAAACAGAAGTATTAAGTAATAAGGTGTTTGATGTGCTAATGCAGTCACCCTCCTTTACGGCTGTTTTATCAGGCCCTAACCATGTTGTAGAAATGGCCAATGATTTATATATGTTACTGGTAGGGCCAGAAAGAAAAATTATTGGTAAACCAGCGAAAGATGCCTTCCCTGAGATAGAAAGTCAGGGGTTTATAGAGTTGCTAGATGAGGTTTATAAAACAGGAAAGCCTTTTATAGGTAATGAAATAGGGGTAGATCTGGCCCGGGGAAAAAGAGGAAGTACTGATAAAGTTTTTATTAACTTCATTTATTACCCTCAGCGAGATGATCAGGACGCTATCATAGGTATAGTGGTTCATGGCGTAGATATTACAGATCACGTAATAGCTCGTAAAAAATTGGAGGATAACAGACAGACTCTACAAAACCTCATTACCAATATACCCGGTGGTGTTTATCGATATAATTATTCAGATCCCTGGAATTTTATTTTCTCCAGCCATGGTATGAAAAGCATCTGTGAGTACGAAGCAATAGAGCTGGAAGGACATGATGTGATATGGAGAGAGCTTATTCATGAAGATGATAGGCTAAATGTGCTTTCGGCACTGGAAGAGTCTCTAGGCTCGTCTAATGGCTATAATGTTACTTATCGTGTAAAAAGTAAAAGTGGTCAATATAGGTGGGTTACAGATCGTGGTCAGATTATTTATGATCAATATTCACATTTGGTAGCAGAGGGTATTATTACTGATGTTACAGATAGAAAACTGGCTGAAGAACTAGAGCGAAAAAATCAGCTGTTATTTAAAACTTATGCTGAAGCCATGCCTCAAATGGCCTTTGTGGCTAACGCAGATGGAGATATTATTTATTTCAATAAGCGCTGGTATGATTATGTAGAAGGTGTAGATGGTACCGAAGGATGGGGTTGGAAAGATAAGTCGATACATCATCCGGATGATTTGGGCAGAACTATTGAAAGATGGAGAGCCTCGTTGGAGAGTGGAGATCCTTATGAAATAGAATACCGACTTAGGCGCTATGATGGAGAGTATCGCTGGCATTTAGGCAGGGCTGAGCCTGTGAGAAATGAAGCGGGTGAGATAGAGCTTTGGTTAGGAAGCAATACTGATATTCATAATCAAAAGAAAGTAGAAGAAGAGTTAAGACTAACCCAGGAAAGGTTTGATCTGATGACTCATGCTACTAATGATATTGTTTATGATTATGATGTTAAAACAAGACATTTCTGGTGGAACGATTCCCTGGTGTCTTTTTTTGGTTATACTTCTGATGAAATAGGAAGAGGTGTAGACTGGTGGATGAGCAGAGTACATCCTGATGACATGCCTGGTATCCGATCATTAATTGAACAATTAATAAGAGGTAATAAGGCTTCATGGAATTCTGAATATAGATTTTTACGAGCCGACAATACCTATGCAGATGTGCTCAATAGAGGCTACTTGTGGAAAGAAGATGGGGAGCCAGTGAGAATCATAGGTACTATGATAGATATCACCTCGCGGAAAAATATAGAGAAAGCGCTACAAGAAAGTGAAGGTAGGTTTCGGACACTGGCAGATAATATCTCTCAGCTCGCCTGGATGGCTGATGCCAATGGTGATATAAATTGGTATAATAAACGTTGGTATGATTATACCGGCACCAATCTGGAAGAGATGAAAGGGTGGGGCTGGAAAAAGGTGCATCATCCTGATTACGTCAATGCTGTGGTAGACAAGATAAGCAGATGCTACAGAAACGGGGAGGTCTGGGAAGATACCTTTCCTCTGCGCAGTAGAAATGGAAATTACAGGTGGTTTTTATCGAGGGCGGTGCCTATTAGAGATGATCAAGGGGCTATTACCCAGTGGTTTGGCACCAATACGGATATTACCGAACAGCAAGATACAGAAGAGGCGCTAAGACAGAGCGAAGAATTTAACAGGCTGATATTAGAAAGTACTCCTGATGGAATTAAGACACTTGACTTAGAAGGCCGACTTATTTCTATAAATAAGCAAGGGCTTAAAATGCTGGAAGTAGATAGCTTTAATCAGTTAAAGGGCTGCGAGTGGTTTGATCTGTGGTCTGGTGAGGATAAAGAAGAAGCAATCAAATGCTTCAATAAGGCTAAAAATGGTGAGGTGGGACATTTTGAAGGTCGAAAAGCTACCTTAAGAGGAAATGAAAAGTGGTGGGATGTATTAGTAGCCCCTATCTTTGATGGTCAGGGTAACGTAGAGCGAATAATGGCGGCCTCCAGAGAAATTACTGAACTAAAAGAGGTTGAAAGGCAGAAGGATGAATTCTTAAGTATAGCATCACATGAGCTCAAAACACCTGTAACCAGTATTAAAGGGTCTATTCAAATAATGGAACGCTTAATTGAGGATCAAAACTATGAGCTTATAGGTAAGTTTATGAACAAAGCTGAGCTTCATGTAGATAAATTGCTTAGCCTTATTCATGACCTTTTAGATGTTTCTAAAATACAATCCGGTAAGCTTGAATTTAACATATCTGAGTTTATAGTAAATGATATTATAGAAGATTGTGTTGAGCATATGTCTCATCATAGTCAAAAGCACATTATAACTGTGAAAGGGGTGTTATCTCAGAAAGTAAGAGGAGATAGGGTGCGCCTGGAACAGGTGGTTTGTAACCTACTCACTAATGCAATAAAATATTCACCTGATAACGATAAGATAGAAGTGGAGGTAACAGACCTAGGTGATGAGCTTAAAATAGCGGTGATAGATAAAGGAATTGGTATACCTGAAGAGAAGCTTGCGCAAATTTTCGATAAATTTTTCAGGGTAGAAGATGCCTTTCATCAATTTCAAGGGGTAGGTTTAGGTCTTTATATTAGTTCTGAAATCATCTCAAGGCATGGAGGCGAGCTGCAAGTGATTAGTAAAGAAGGACAAGGATCATCTTTCTTTTTTACCCTTCCTAAGGCATAA
- a CDS encoding GNAT family N-acetyltransferase, translated as MHTIRKAVKEDLEAILQILNYEILHATAIYDYEEKSLADLQQWYADKVKKEIPLIVAEEAGEILGYATYDRFRPKEAYRKSVEHSVYLSQKARGRGLGSILLKEIIQRAREQGHHSMIAGIDADNHVSIHLHSKTGFKEVGRMKEVGYKFDRWLDLVFMQLIL; from the coding sequence ATGCATACCATCAGAAAAGCTGTAAAAGAAGATTTAGAGGCTATTTTGCAAATTCTCAATTATGAGATACTACATGCCACTGCTATTTATGATTATGAAGAGAAAAGCCTGGCCGATTTACAGCAATGGTATGCAGATAAAGTGAAGAAGGAAATTCCCTTAATAGTGGCGGAGGAGGCCGGAGAAATTTTAGGGTATGCTACTTATGACCGGTTTAGACCTAAGGAGGCATACCGTAAGTCTGTAGAACATTCTGTATATTTATCACAAAAGGCCAGAGGTAGAGGGCTTGGGTCAATACTGTTGAAAGAGATAATACAAAGAGCCAGGGAGCAGGGCCATCATAGTATGATTGCCGGGATAGATGCCGATAACCACGTTAGTATACATTTGCACTCCAAAACAGGTTTTAAAGAAGTAGGAAGAATGAAGGAGGTAGGTTATAAATTTGACCGTTGGCTAGACTTAGTGTTCATGCAATTGATCCTTTAA